The Macaca fascicularis isolate 582-1 chromosome 1, T2T-MFA8v1.1 genome includes a window with the following:
- the PROK1 gene encoding prokineticin-1 yields MRGAMQVSIMFLLVTVSDCAVITGACERDVQCGAGTCCAISLWLRGLRMCTPLGREGEECHPGSHKVPFFRKRKHHTCPCSPNLLCSRFPDGRYRCSMDLKNINF; encoded by the exons ATGAGAGGTGCCATGCAAGTCTCAATCATGTTCCTCCTAGTAACTGTGTCTGACTGTGCTGTGATCACAGGG GCCTGTGAGCGGGATGTCCAGTGTGGGGCAGGCACCTGCTGTGCCATCAGCCTGTGGCTTCGAGGGCTGCGGATGTGTACCCCGCTGGGGCGGGAAGGCGAGGAGTGCCATCCTGGCAGCCACAAG GTCCCCTTCTTTAGGAAACGCAAGCACCATACCTGTCCTTGCTCACCCAACCTGCTGTGCTCCAGGTTCCCAGACGGCAGGTACCGCTGCTCCATGGACTTGAAGAACATCAATTTTTAG